AGTTAAATCTGTATATCCCATAAAATAACCATTAGTTAACTAATAGTGTcttattaatgaaatatattaaaattagattgTAACTCTTTAGATATTGGTATGCATTTAGAGATTGACTTATTAATTAACAAGTTCTACATCGGTCTGTATTGTAGGTTactattttgtaataaaattaatattaaaatacgtattttttttccttgtattGATATATACAATCTCAGTACATGTGGAGTATTAGCAAATGTTaaacatgtttatttatatagtattgTCATTATCATGTGGAGTATTGTTAttatagttaaatttatatagaatacagtttttttttttaatagagtaAAAGCAAACTTTATAGTAGTCCATAACTAAGATAAAAGAGAGTATgcaatgaaaatgtaaaataattaggATTTTATTGAATTACAAATGatcatatatgataaatttattaacttttataataagaattttTGTTGGCATGACAAGGTACTCTTAATAGTTAATACaacttcaataaaatatatttgaagatGACTTCACGTGATGGCAACATATCAAACTCAATACATAGTAGTAAGAAACAACACAATTACAGCATTTTAGTAGTTTCTTTTCAATAGAAATTGCATTTGAAGTTGACTCGTGACTAAGACAATGAAATAACATTCATACCATGATCAGATAAATCAcagattataaattatttatagatttaaaaaagaaaaacaaaatgctaCTAAATTAATATGGTTATTGCTACTAATTAGTTTAGTATAAATAACTCTTAAATTTTAATGACCaacacaattttaattaataaatcattacacacaaatttgatgttaatgatttaaaaaaaactaaatcaacaaaaaatCTTATATCTCCTTTTATTAACATTAATCATCAAGACATTCTATGAAATGAAAGTAAGGTTTAGATATTACACTGATACTTATCCATAAGTCAACTCTGATAGCTTGTTATGAATAACTTACTTCAATTttcactataaaaaaataacaagtcaaaagaaaatttatttttgaaatcacATTTAACTATaagtaaaacaatattttgtgtgttttaaGTGGGAACTTTTGCATTTCATTTCGTATAAAAACTTAgtttgaaagtaaaaaatattaaatataatatgataaaaaaaaataattaatgttatgtAAACAgtaattatgatttaaaataaaaaacaaaaatagtgatcaaataagaaaataaagtttgCTATCCTGTGAAAGAAAAGATACACCAAAGAGTAAATTCCATTGCTTTTAGAGCTTTACCTAACTTCCATATGCCCCcacttaaataaacaacaaagtCATACACGACAGTCACAAAACTCTCCTTCATATTATTCTCTCTAATGCACACAAGCAAGTTAGTTAGTGATGCAATAAGAGAATGATATACATTGATAGATGCATACATAGATATTAccattactaaaatatatatgcatatatttaCCAAGATTATTCTTAGTCGCAAAGTCTTGTAGCGACAACATAGTTTGCACACACTTCTTCACCTAATATAGCTTTAGTTCTACAAGACATAGATAACACAAAGCACACAACTTTTCAGTAGCactttgcatgtttaattccCATACGTTTCTACTTTTCAGCTCTCCCAACTCCCAAGAGAAGAGTAAGAAGCACCATTCCAATCCCAATCCCAATCCCAATCCCAATCCCATTTCCaaccttctttcttctcttcactcACCTATCAActcaattattttcttctatcaAGATATCTTTGTTCTCTTCTCTCACAACATCTTGATTGAGATCATTATAAACGACAAATATCCTTCTCCAACTATTTTAAATAAGGGCGTTACCTAAAAACCCTTTATCCTGccaaatttttaacattttctttaaacAGTAGAAGCAGTAAACACTGACTGGAATAATACCTAACCAAACAGGTCCTTTTGCAGAGAGAAGGCTTCAAATCAATTCACAGAACTGGAGCTAGCAAGTTATGTAAaggtgtgtgtctatatataaaaggatacatatataaataaggtCGAGTTTGCgtctctgatttttctttttctttttttttttcttttttcagagACCCAAACTCAGCGCAGCTTTCACGTCTAGCCTCCATGCAAACCCGCCACAGTCCAATCTCCAAACATCACACGGCACCATCTTCGTGCACTTCTCGTTCCGCCACGTGTACTGCAACCTCACCCCGCAGGTGAACGCCGGGTGAGAGTAGCACCACCAGGCAGTTCTAGCGCTATCCTTCACCTTCAACCACACCACGATATCCTCGCTCGCCACCATCCTCTTGTACGCCTCATTCACCCACCGCACTCTCAAGCTTTCGTCACAGACAAACCCTGGACACGTGTCGCTCCCTAGCGTCCTCACCTTCTCCGCGTCCGTACAACCTAACCCTCCTCCTCCATCTCCCATGCACGTGCTTATCACGCTCTCCACCGTCACCCAAGACTCCGCCACCTTCCCCGCCGCAACAAGATCTGAACCCTTGCGTCCCTTCCCTTCCTCCGCCGTCGCACACGGCGCCTTCGGATTCCGATTCTCCACGATCTGAATCTTCTCCACCGTTAGGTCAAGATCGACGTTCTTACACCACGAATCTCCGGCCGCCGAGTTTCCTCCCGGCGCTTCCTTCTCCGGCATCAACTGCAACGTCACAACCGCCACGTCCGACGACTTATCGATGTCGTTACCCTTGTTACCGTTAACGTTACTACTACTATTCTTTCTCACGTATCCACTGTTCCTCCGAATCCTAACGTACTTTCTTTTCGGTCTCTTCCCGAGGACTGACACGTGGCTACTATGACTTACCTCTCCTCCGCCGCCGCATACTGCGGCGGAGGAACCTCCGGCGACTGGTTTGGGCGCGATCGGCCGGAAGCGGAGCATTATTCTGTTGACATGAGAAGCCGCGTTGGCGTCTGCGCAGGCGGCCACGCTCCAGACATCTCCACCGTCCATCACGGTCACGGAGGGAGGAAACAACAGGCAGCGAAAGCGAGAGTTAGAtctttgtttctctctctcttggTTTCTCTCTCTAACGATTGTTTTGGGTTCGGTGCTGAGAGATGGAGCGGAAGCGATAATGATAACGGCAGCACGGTGGCTGGGTGAAGGAGCGCCACGTGTCTAGGTTAACCGAAGGTGATTGGAGCAAATTTAGTATGTTACTTATCTCCTTTCAAAAGGACAAATGGTACCTAGAGCCTTAAATACATTACggtattatataaattataaaaaagtatttattaatttgtaaaaatgtattttgtaagatgaaaaaatgaaagaaaatgtgaTAATGTGGATAGTAAATATTTGagttaaaaagatttaatttgaaatgtgaaatagtaaaatagtaaaataggAGAGGGAGGTTTTAGGGTGGGAAAAGTGGCGTATCTGGGAGGCGTAGATGGGGACGTTGTGATTGGTCCCACGGCGATGGGGAGGAGCCAATGAGGGAGGAGAGGGTGTGCAGCACTTCTGGAAAGAGAGGGGGTACGTGGCCTCTTTGCAGGGAGCAGCACACCACAATATTCTCGTCTTCGATGTGCAAATCACTTTCCTGTCACATCACCAACACACGTGCACCCTTTCTATTTGCCAACAACAACCATTACTCACTCCcactttatcttttctttcaaccaacACACTCTTTTTCTATTCAATCAACGAGGTAGAAATGGCAACGGGTTGTCTTTGGTTCGGATAGTGATATATTTCAATTCGACTTGTTGGATAAAATTGTATTCAAAATTTGATCACTTATATGTTGGGATATTTGTCTAAAAAGAATTTGCGAATTTTTTCAATCCGTGGATAAATGTTAGATATATGTTTTCAACCTGcgaattcttttcaactcacagatatttgttagatattttttaaatttttaaatgaaattcaaattaaattgaaaaaaaaaacatataatatttgaaacaaatatccaaataaatttaatggataagtaaataaaagttaaaacataaattcaaattaataaaaattaaaacctagcttcttaaacataatataaggaaggataaaaatgtatttttaacttttttagcGGGTAACGGGTATTCGCGAGTCGGATAGTGTAGTACCTGAACCCAACCCGATTATaagcgggttttaaaatatccactacctgcgggtattaaaatatctgctaccagcgggtagcgggtagtaaatatctgcGAATACTAACTATCCATTGCAGATTTTATCTACGGATATCCGTGGGCGCGGATTGTTTTACCATCCCTAGATGAAAGGTTGGGTTGGATACTGATTATTTACCATTTTATCtgttagataaaattatatctattatttatacatatatttgtttaaaaaaaatatttgagagtATTTTAAAATCCACATGCATTCgcatatatatgtaaaaaaataaaaaatatatatatatttttaaaataaaattaaataaaataacaaaacatatgatataataaaaattaaaataaaagtaaattaaaatttaattttaattaaatttaacttaataaaatataattttattttatttttaattaaatttaatctaaaaatatataaattaattttttttttattttttgcaggtaACGGATATCTGCAGGTTGAGTAGTCGAATAGTATATTATTCGTACCCGATCCGTTTAGAAAAAGACATTAAAATACTTACTACCTGTTATCCGGACAATAACTACCCGTAATAGATTTTACTTGCATATATCCCTAGGTATCTTTGTCATCTCCAATtcaaattcacacttttcaaatttatcattttttctaattttaaactttcaaataCAGTTTCACCTATAAAAATCAGCTatgcttttatattttactttttaattttataaatcagttgttttataaacaaaataattataacttaataaataaactaattataaaatggAAGTGTTATATTTAAACTGTAAAAATCGATTGagggagaagaaaattgaaggtaGTGTTTGATTTCtgggtaaaaaaaataaaaaatccataAGAGAAGTTACATTGACACAACATCGACAAAAATATGGAAGCATTAATCAAGCAAAGACCTTTTGATATCCCAGCAAAATCTAAAAAGCCAGAAGCAAAATTATAGTTTTGGACAAATTAGAACTTTGAACTTTGACACATCATGGATACACTAAAATTGGCAATGATCGACATAAGCTACGAATCGACAACCTATATAGACATCTACAATGGTATTTGGTGTGAGTAGCATATTATTGCACAATATCTATAAAAGTTCTCTAAAACTCTATGTCTTTGTAACTAATAGAATGCACCATCATTTTAAGTTCTGATTTAATACATCTTTTTCATATTAATCATCTTTTAGTGACATTTAAATTACGTTTTGCTTTCTATCATCTCTCTTTTCattgatttaagttgtttaCATTTAATAACTACGTAATATTgctctttattgtttttaattactttaaattgCTTTACATTATTTTACATTAAGGTACTttgttttacaataattttgttttcatcagtttttcttattcttctttaaATATGATTCCCTGTTCTGTTCTAAATTACACGACTTTCGttgcaaatttaaaaaataatagaagtgattaagttttatttacattttttcatagtataaatatttatcaaataatagcGAGTTAAGCACTTGTTTTGAtggtattatttttaatctataaaattttaaagaacatTATAATCAAAATAGAAAGTTGTAGAAAATGGTGCAGGGTTAAATAAAAGAACTCtcattaatatttatcttttttaattaagatatatataaaatctattttCATTAAAACTGTAAGAATATGAAGTTGGGGGAAAGGATTAGCTATTTATGGTGTTTCTAAATTAAGAAGACATAGATATATGTAAAATTCATATAACTTCAAATAAGTCAATGGGTTTTACAAAGTAATAGGGAAACTCTAGTAAAGGTCTAGAAGTTAAATATAGCCTTTCTTGTACATTGTTAGATTGTTTAATAAATGTTATCATTGCAAAGTAAAACTAATAAATGATTGTAGTCAATTTTTACGTTAAGTCCAATTCTATTATTGTTAACACTTTAGttttcactaataaaaaaaagttggtcACAAACATTATTCTTATTATAGAATATACAAACTATTTATAATTGTCATTTAATTACCTTTAAAAATTAACGATTAAACTACTTTATTATGTAATtgggaaaatatataattataaaaagacgATATATAGATAATTACCTTAATGATTTATATCTGATAgtaagtttaacttttttttttatttaatagcaTAGCAATTTAAGTAtcacaatttaattattatttgctTCATCTACACAAGTGCAAATCGTAATCGTATTTAATTATGAATAGCCTTTTTCAAATTACAAACAAGGTATAGGCCACAGTTCAGATAAGTTCAGATAAAATCACAGTCTATACTAAATTAGTCAAAATATAGGCTATGGTTTCTTAGAGAATCATAGTCTATATTCTAGCTAACAGAGTATACACTACGATTTTATGGAAAACTGTAGCCTGTACCCCCTAAATAGGATAAATTTTGGGCAACTTTTACTTGTCTGAGTACTCTATTGAATCCTTTTTGTTGTGAACATGCTCTTCTCCTTCTCCACCAAAGAGAGGCATTTTCTCACATTTCTTCCTTCTCCCTTACTTATATTTAGGTCTATTTCTCCcttcattctcattttttttcattttcctttattttactttcattttggGTTTCTATTGTCTACCATTGCGTTTTGGGGGGTGAAATATTTGTCTTCATTACTACCTTTATATTGTCTTCATTACTTGCTCTTCTATTGTTGCCATTGTTCTGTTGTAAATGCGTAGTGAAATATTTGAAGTTTGACAAcaaccaagagggggtgaattggtttttcGATAAAACTAGCTTCTTTTAAAATGGACTtcccttttttataaaaaaaaaggtataagAGCAAATAAAAGAGCaagtaaataaaagagtataagataaaaaaaagcttgcacaggtaatttttatactagttcagatAAAAAATTATCCTACATCTAGTTGTTATCCCTTTAAAAAAACCATaatcatacaaaaattatttaaattgcaTCTAGTGGTCATCCCTTTTGAAATATCTCCTATTATACATAGAAAATCCACATGGTTCTTGATAACTCTTAGGGCATCTTCAGGTTGAGAAGGAGGATTGTCATTAATGTACATCTCTTCAAGCATTTCTCTTAAGTAATCATCGGTGCCTGCAAATGGTCTATTTGACTTAAGAGGGTTCTCCTTAAGGTCTACAATTTCACCAAAGACAACATGAATAAATTCTTCAATTACCAAGGTTCTCctattaaaaactttatatgCTTTGCTGGTAAGATAATATCCCAAAAATATTACTTCATCGACTTTAGAATCAACTTTTCCaaaattctctttttcattGTTTAACACAAAACACttgtgtcgcaaccggaatcgcgacgggacgacgatccaaaaaaagaaaacgggttttgaaaaagagatttgaAGTCGCCACCatgtttattctggaaaactacagaaaaaccataaaatgataggGCAAGGTCCACAAAAACCAAAttttgggttcgggagtcggttacgtgtagggaaggtattagcaccctacaacgcctgccttaagacagtacctttaattaaatatacgAATGTGATGTGGTTACAAAATGTTTATCTATCCCTAAAAACGAcaatctaaagaaacaaaaaatatttttttagttttttgggcccgataaggattgaccttgctcctacgtattctcattgaaaatgaaaaatcagggttacgtagttctagatgagagaatgtttgttatttgaaaatatttatttcggtatttgatataaaaaaagggaaaaggttcttagcacgaggacgatgcgtgcgatcacacacgtgcttaaacctttaaaacatattttattttttttttattttttttataaaaagggaaaaggtcttagcacgatgacgatgcatgcgatcacacacatatgcttaaacctttaaacatttttattttatttttatgataggggaaaaggtcttagcacgatgACGATGCGTACTCACACACGTGCTtcaacctttaaaacatatttttttatttttttatgaaagacaaaaaggttttatagcacaaggacgatgtgtgcgatcacacatgtgctttaacctttaaattatatttattattattatcattatttttttagagaaaagaagaaaaggttttagcacaaggacgatgcgtgcgatcacacatgtgcttaaacccttaaaacatttttgatagtttattaaaaggaggggaggtcttagcacgaggacgatgcgtgcgatcacacacgtgtttaaacctttaaaacatatttgataattttataaaaggagaaaaggtcttagcacgaggacgatgcgtgcaatcacacacgtgcttaaacctttaaaatatattttttaagtttataaagagagaaaaggtcttagtacgaggacgatgcgtgcgatcacacacgtgcttaaacccttaaaacatttttaattatttttatgaaaatgaaggaaaaaaggttttttagcacaaggacgatgtgtgcgatcacacatgtgcttaaacctttaaaataatttttattatttttatacttttacctttttggttttttattattttttatttattttttttattttatattttatcttcttatgtaattttattatatgaaaatgatatttaaaactgtattattgaaataaacaacaaaattatttacgtaaccatttttaagaaaagttaacaaataaattaaaacagtatttataaatgttaaaagcaCGCTAAGGtcatttttacaatttacaatttatttattttacttaaaaaccaatatttaaaaagaaagatgctaAACACTATAACAATTTTcgtggttttaatattttatatgtttttttttttgctttttactttttgtttatttactttctatgattcttatattttgtatttttattaaaaaacaagtaCAACAAaccattaataataaaacaatataccaaaaccaaagaaataaaagcaaagaaaataaaatgaaaacaaaaagtccaATAAGAATGGGAAAGGAAATATAACCAGGAAATTAATCTCCACCCTTCTGAAGTTGCCTTAAAGGTCCTCCACTGCACCACAAAGACAAAAAGCTTCCACAGAAAGTTGTTCATTCATCTGTGCACGTGTCTCTTTGCCCCACTCCTTTTTCTTGTTCCCTTATGTTCTCTTTctgaaattggattttttttctctccttttcttgtttacaaggtgcatatttatatacacacatttataatattattgtgatcttgcttTAATGgtgaattaattgtcaattagcaaaatagggaaataaatggtcttgattaaagaaaaataaatcaaattaaaatcatattgattgtcataatgttgattcgaattattaccaaataaaacaaaatttcaaaaatattctaaagtgatctgtcatgcattaatattaattgtctACGGGTATTTTTCCAaggaaatcaaatccaattcgtagcacctctcccatttaatcaccattcttttcttttcattttattcccgTGCactcccttttttctttttttccttccttccttttttccttttgtttttatttttccttttttcttcttttttttttcttttccctttttttctctcttattcttttttcttttttttctttctttttccttttcgttttttttgttctttttttttcttttcttttttccaaaaaagaatcaaatcaaataaaaaaataaaaaattaaatcaaattccagatagtaaaataaaaattaaaaataacaaaataaaaattaaaaataacaaaataaaaataaaataagacaaaaataaaaacaagttctattatttattcaaccggatgaaattgggtgttgacaacttgcaaccaaaaattttcaaatgagatacATTGGGTTTTCTTCCTTTAAAGAGTTCATAAggagtaatttttaaaatatgtctAATGAGCATTCTATTTAATACATAACATGCGATTCTCACAGCATCAGCCCAAAATATTTAGgaacattagattcattcaatAAAGTTCTAGAAAATTCTTctaatgatttgttttttctctctacaactccattttgttgaggagtttTAGGTGCAGAAAATTATGAGTGATGCCATGttcttcataaatttttatataattcattttggaattctcctccatggtcacttctcaaaatttttattttcaaatcattttcattttggaCTCTTTTCGTAAAGATTTTAAAAGCCTTGAATGCTTCACTTTCTAGAGCTAGAAAGAAGGTCAATGTGTATATTGAATAATCATCAACTATTACgagagcatagtaatttccatCAAAATGTTTTATCCTTAAAGCACCAAATAAGTCCATGTGCAacagttctaaaggttttgaaatAGAGATAACATTTTTCGAATGGAAAAAAGACTTAACTtgctttcttttttaacttaacTTGCTTTCCTTTTTTACATGCTTCAGATAGTTTACCTTTTTGGTAACCCAATTACTAGATCCTTTGAGATCAACTTATTCAAGTGCTACATGTGAAAATGGGCAACTCTTTTATGCCACGACCatgaattttctttctttgcaacCAAATAAGTTATACCACTTCTAGATGTGCTTTCAAtgtcaatcaaataaatattattatgccttaaaccttttaattcaattttagcAGAAGTTTTATGAAAATGATGGAGTGATCATTttcaaaggttaccttgagACGTTTGTCTCATAATTGATTGATGCTTCGAAGGTTTTGTTTTAATCCTTCAACAAACAACACATTTTTTATGGTCAAATTTTCTTCCCCTCCAATGTCACATGTCCTAAGAatttttcctttgttgttatctCCATAAATGAcaaatctttgttttcttctttgaaatttaataaaccTCTTCTTCTTACCAATCATATGCCTTGAACATCCATTGTCAAGATACCACATAGGCTTTTCAAATTTAGAGGATTCTTGACTTCCAATGTCATCATTGTTTACCATCAAACACAAGTTTACTTCCTCATCAGAGATGCTTCCACTGGATGAGCTTGAATAATTGTCATCCCCAGTGATGTAagccttcttctttttgtgagacctctttttttcttgaactatctctttttgttattttgacAATCATCTCTTACATGTCCACTCTCACCATAACCGTAACACTTATTGTTAGACGTCGAAgcttgattttcctttttcttatttcgAAACTTACCTTTATCCTTGCACTTGATGAACTTAgtaaatcttttaataatgataCTCATGTTTCATCCTCATAGTCCTCATCCTTCTTTGGACTTTTTCCTTtggaaatttcaaatttaaaggccaactttttttttcctcgaTCCTCCTTAGTACCTAATCTATGCAGCTCGAGCTCGTGCTCTCTTAAAATCTTGACATAAAAGTAAAATCTTGAGACTCGCTTAGTGTAGTAACCTTCGACTACCAAGTcctattcaaatattttagtattttaacaTTAAGTTTATTAGTTTCAAAAGTTTTACCCAAATTAGAGAGGTGGTTGACAATGTGCATGAATCACATTTGAACATCTATGATGGTTTCACCTATTGCATTCGGAACATCTTGTACTCCTATATCAAGGTCTTCTTTCTAGCACACTTTACCTCGTTAATTCCTTCACCTATGACACAAAGGACCTCCCATATCTCTTGAGTGGTCTTGCAAATAGAGATcctataaaattcatctaacactaaagtaaagaaaattatattacgAGCTCTCATGTCAAGCTAAGGTCGCTTGTTATCTTCAGTAGTCCATTAAAAGTAAGGCTTAGTTTTCTACAAATCATTCACAATAATAATGGGAATAATGGGTCCATTTAAAGTAGCTTCTCAAACACCTCGATCAATACATTCCATAAATATTTGTATCCTAACTTTCTAGAAAGGATAGTTATCACTGATAAAAAGTGGGGGCCTGTTAATAGAGGCACCTAACACGTTGTTATTGaagttatcaaattaatactacttttcaaggaaacttcagtattgccaagtTAGTAGttaagaaagtagatagggttAAAGTAACTTcgagtcgtctcccaacgaatacggaattgtttttcaatatttgactcttatgaatgttatgcaatgctcaAGAATAAAAGTTAGAAACTATGCTAATGGAATTAAAGTTTGAAGAATAAGTAGAAAACttagaaacaattataataaactaGGCTAATTCTACTGCTTTTCCAAGATATATTCATCATCGATTATCTACATATCATTACTCAATTGATAATTATccaagtttcaaattaattaaagtacattctcaattaactTCAGAGTGATCATACAATTaaccaaagtagattctcaatcaaatgaaaGACCATTCTacattattcacaataaattcaaccaaagtacattctgaATGAAatcctattgtgtttaatcatgtctattcttaaatctcctaaccaaattaaaagttaattaatcaaagtaaattctcaattagttatatttaaaattcttacCGCCAatcaaaatacattctcaatcatatgaaagttgCTAAATTctatcaaagtaaattctcaatcaaATCTAGAAACCCTTGGACTCatatgattaatatgcatgtagatttaaattcattaattcaacttaacctcagaatccataatgaaattacagtggAATAGTCCTAGAAGTTTAGCCCTCCTTGAATGGAGTAGAatacatggtaaaataaaagtaagaggAGTGGTGGATGATGACTTTCAGTGAGGAGTCTGAGTGAATGAATGAGTATTATTTTTACCTTTCATgagtctctttatatagggcttgattgggcttggactctgaatattttgttgataagatcttttattttatatc
This genomic stretch from Vigna radiata var. radiata cultivar VC1973A chromosome 7, Vradiata_ver6, whole genome shotgun sequence harbors:
- the LOC106766130 gene encoding uncharacterized protein LOC106766130, producing the protein MDGGDVWSVAACADANAASHVNRIMLRFRPIAPKPVAGGSSAAVCGGGGEVSHSSHVSVLGKRPKRKYVRIRRNSGYVRKNSSSNVNGNKGNDIDKSSDVAVVTLQLMPEKEAPGGNSAAGDSWCKNVDLDLTVEKIQIVENRNPKAPCATAEEGKGRKGSDLVAAGKVAESWVTVESVISTCMGDGGGGLGCTDAEKVRTLGSDTCPGFVCDESLRVRWVNEAYKRMVASEDIVVWLKVKDSARTAWWCYSHPAFTCGVRLQYTWRNEKCTKMVPCDVWRLDCGGFAWRLDVKAALSLGL